In one Amaranthus tricolor cultivar Red isolate AtriRed21 chromosome 8, ASM2621246v1, whole genome shotgun sequence genomic region, the following are encoded:
- the LOC130820433 gene encoding probable polygalacturonase At1g80170, giving the protein MEIFFVLFLSLLITAHGSAEYELHSKMAMLRELESFDVYEGDEIDDFEEPSWTSSNGARVLVNVDSFGAVGDGNSDDTQAFVNAWKQACSTAKSVLLVPERGRYLVNATRFEGPCAGRIVVHVDGTIVAPGEPKDWDPKLSRIWLNFHNLSSAIFQGKGVLDGSGSKWWAASCKKNKTNPCKGAPTALTIDSSSAVRVKGLTIQNSQQMHFVISRSDSVRVSNVLISSPEDSPNTDGIHITESTNVALLDCKIGTGDDCISIVNASSAIKMKRIYCGPGHGISIGSLGKDNSTGIVTKVVLNGAFIRNASNGVRIKTWQGGSGYVKAVRFENVMMEDVANPIIIDQFYCDSPNPCGNQSTAVQISQVMYRNITGTTKSKEAMKFACSDTFPCRNIVLTNIDLHKKDGTAETYCNSATGFGFGVINPPADCLTSNDKDYSNSDHQEIVISQLEESIQDHLVHTEL; this is encoded by the exons ATGGAAATATTCTTTGTTCTATTCCTTAGCTTGTTGATTACGGCTCATGGGTCTGCCGAATATGAGCTACATAGCAAAATGGCTATGCTTAGAGAACTTGAAAGCTTCGATGTTTATGAAGGAGATGAAATTGACGATTTTGAAGAGCCTTCATGGACAAGTTCAAATGGTGCGCGAGTTCTTGTTAATGTTGATAGTTTCGGTGCTGTTGGAGATGGAAATTCCGATGATACCCAG GCCTTTGTAAATGCATGGAAGCAAGCTTGTTCTACCGCGAAATCAGTGTTACTAGTTCCTGAACGAGGGCGTTACCTTGTTAATGCTACAAGATTTGAAGGACCGTGTGCGGGTAGAATAGTCGTCCAT GTTGATGGCACAATAGTTGCACCAGGAGAGCCTAAAGACTGGGATCCAAAATTGTCCCGGATATGGTTGAATTTTCATAACTTGTCAAGTGCCATTTTCCAAGGCAAAGGAGTTCTTGATGGTTCAGGCAGTAAATGGTGGGCTGCATCCTGCAAAAAGAACAAGACCAAT CCATGTAAAGGAGCACCAACA GCACTAACGATCGATTCAAGTTCTGCTGTGAGGGTCAAGGGTCTGACTATCCAGAATAGCCAACAGATGCATTTTGTTATTTCCCGGTCTGATTCTGTAAGAGTGTCAAATGTTCTTATTTCTTCCCCGGAAGACAGCCCTAACACTGATGGAATACATATCACCGAATCAACAAATGTCGCTCTTCTTGACTGTAAGATCGGAACAG GGGATGATTGTATTTCAATCGTCAATGCGAGTTCAGCTATCAAGATGAAGAGAATCTATTGTGGTCCTGGACATGGTATCag CATTGGAAGTCTTGGCAAAGATAATTCAACTGGCATTGTCACAAAAGTGGTCTTGAATGGTGCTTTTATAAGGAACGCAAGTAATGGGGTCAGGATCAAGACTTGGCAG GGAGGATCTGGCTATGTCAAAGCAGTACGATTCGAAAATGTGATGATGGAAGACGTTGCAAATCCTATAATTATCGATCAATTCTATTGTGATTCTCCCAATCCTTGTGGAAACCag TCGACTGCAGTGCAAATAAGCCAGGTAATGTACCGGAATATTACAGGAACGACAAAGAGCAAGGAGGCCATGAAGTTTGCTTGCAGCGACACGTTTCCTTGCAGGAACATAGTCCTGACCAACATTGACTTGCACAAGAAGGATGGCACAGCAGAGACATATTGCAACTCAGCCACGGGTTTTGGGTTCGGAGTCATCAATCCGCCTGCTGATTGTCTGACCTCTAATGACAAAGATTATTCCAATTCTGATCATCAAGAAATCGTAATTTCTCAGCTTGAGGAATCAATACAAGATCACCTTGTTCATACAGAACTCTGA
- the LOC130820431 gene encoding FT-interacting protein 1-like, whose protein sequence is MIRIKQRGSINQDNDYKMNDANSRLGEQWPNGGGYGGRIWVNRGEKISSAYDLVEQTHYLYVRVVKAKDLPHNGVTGSCDPYVEVKLGNYKGRTKHFENKRNPEWDQVFAFSKDRMQASILEVFLKERETVGRDDYIGRVVFDLNEVPTRVPPDSPLAPQWYRLEDRRGQGKVMGEVMLAVWMGTQADEAFPEAWHTETAFVQGEGLFSIRSKVYMTPKLWYLRVNVIEAQDVIPNDRSRAPELLVKVQVGNQVLRTKISPTNIMNPLWNEDLVFVVAEPFEEQLVLTVEDHIHPTKDDVLGKIMLPVNVFEKRLDHRPVHSRWFNLEKFGFGVFEADRRMEQKFSSRVHLRVCLEGGYHVLDESTMYVSDTRPTARQLWKPPVGILEVGILGAQGILPMKTKDGRGTTDAYCVAKYGQKWVRTRTILNSFAPKWNEQYTWEVYDPCTVITLGVFDNCHLGGSEKGNVHSSARDSRIGKVRIRLSTLESHRVYANSYPLLVLHPGGLKKMGELQLAIRFTSLSLANMIYMYGHPLLPKMHYLHPFTVNQIDSLRFQAMNIVAARLGRAEPPLRKEVVEYMLDVDSHLWSMRKSKANFFRIMSILSGTISISRWFGDVCHWKNPITSVLVHILFLILIWYPELILPTMFLYMFFIGLWNYRFRPRNPPHMDIKLSWAEAVHPDELDEEFDTFPTSRPHEIVRMRYDRLRSVAGRIQTVVGDIATQGERFQALLNWRDPRATSLFIMFCLSAAVLLYVTPFRVVALVAGLYTLRHPKLRTKLPAVPSNFFKRLPSRADGLL, encoded by the coding sequence ATGATCCGCATCAAGCAACGAGGCTCAATCAATCAGGACAATGACTACAAGATGAACGATGCCAATTCTCGGCTGGGAGAACAATGGCCTAATGGAGGAGGATATGGTGGAAGAATATGGGTGAATAGGGGAGAGAAAATCAGTAGCGCTTATGATCTTGTTGAACAAACACACTATCTTTATGTTCGAGTGGTAAAAGCAAAAGATCTTCCCCACAATGGTGTCACTGGAAGCTGTGATCCTTACGTTGAGGTCAAGCTAGGGAACTACAAAGGACGTACAAAGCATTTTGAGAACAAAAGGAATCCAGAGTGGGATCAGGTTTTCGCTTTTTCGAAGGATCGAATGCAAGCATCTATATTGGAAGTCTTTCTAAAGGAGAGAGAGACGGTGGGGAGGGATGATTACATAGGGAGGGTAGTGTTCGACTTAAATGAGGTTCCTACCCGGGTCCCACCTGATAGCCCATTGGCACCTCAATGGTACAGGTTGGAGGATCGGAGAGGACAGGGGAAGGTGATGGGGGAGGTCATGCTGGCTGTTTGGATGGGCACTCAAGCTGATGAAGCTTTTCCCGAGGCTTGGCATACAGAAACCGCCTTTGTCCAGGGCGAGGGGTTATTCAGCATTCGATCGAAAGTTTACATGACCCCAAAATTGTGGTACCTGAGAGTTAATGTGATTGAAGCTCAGGATGTCATTCCGAATGATAGAAGCCGGGCCCCAGAACTTCTAGTGAAAGTACAAGTTGGGAACCAAGTCTTGAGGACTAAGATAAGTCCAACTAACATCATGAATCCGCTATGGAATGAAGATCTGGTTTTTGTAGTTGCTGAACCCTTTGAAGAGCAGCTAGTCCTCACAGTTGAGGATCATATTCACCCGACAAAAGATGATGTACTGGGAAAGATAATGCTACCCGTAAACGTCTTTGAGAAGCGGCTAGACCACAGGCCAGTTCATTCTCGCTGGTTCAACCTAGAGAAATTTGGTTTTGGAGTCTTCGAAGCTGATAGGAGGATGGAGCAGAAATTTTCCAGCAGAGTGCACCTTAGAGTCTGCCTTGAGGGTGGGTACCATGTACTGGATGAATCAACAATGTATGTCAGTGACACTCGCCCAACAGCACGTCAACTTTGGAAACCGCCTGTTGGGATTTTGGAAGTGGGTATTTTAGGTGCTCAAGGTATACTTCCCATGAAGACGAAGGATGGCAGAGGCACCACGGATGCATACTGTGTGGCAAAATACGGTCAGAAATGGGTTCGGACCAGAACAATTCTGAATTCATTTGCTCCTAAATGGAATGAGCAGTATACATGGGAAGTTTACGACCCATGTACAGTAATCACACTGGGAGTGTTTGATAATTGCCACTTGGGCGGATCTGAGAAGGGTAATGTACACAGTTCAGCCAGAGATTCACGAATCGGAAAGGTAAGAATCAGACTATCCACACTCGAGTCTCATCGAGTTTACGCGAATTCCTACCCTCTCCTTGTTCTGCATCCAGGTGGACTCAAGAAAATGGGAGAGCTCCAACTGGCAATTAGATTCACCAGTCTCTCCTTGGCCAACATGATTTACATGTATGGTCATCCCTTGCTCCCCAAAATGCACTACCTCCACCCTTTCACGGTAAATCAAATCGACAGCCTTAGATTTCAAGCCATGAACATCGTGGCAGCACGACTAGGCAGAGCAGAGCCACCGTTGAGAAAAGAGGTGGTGGAATACATGTTGGATGTTGATTCTCATCTGTGGAGTATGCGAAAAAGCAAAGCGAATTTCTTTAGGATTATGTCGATTCTTTCAGGTACAATATCAATAAGTCGATGGTTTGGTGATGTTTGCCATTGGAAAAATCCGATTACTTCAGTCCTCGTTCACATTCTCTttttgatattgatatggtACCCTGAGTTGATACTACCAACGATGTTCCTCTACATGTTTTTCATTGGTTTATGGAACTATAGGTTCCGCCCACGCAACCCACCCCATATGGATATCAAACTTTCATGGGCAGAGGCAGTACATCCAGATGAACTTGACGAAGAATTCGACACGTTTCCTACTTCAAGGCCACATGAAATAGTGAGAATGAGGTATGATCGGCTTAGAAGTGTGGCGGGAAGGATTCAAACAGTAGTGGGTGACATAGCAACCCAAGGGGAAAGATTTCAAGCGCTGCTAAATTGGCGGGATCCACGAGCAACAAGCTTATTTATAATGTTCTGCCTTTCTGCAGCAGTGCTTCTCTACGTGACTCCGTTCAGAGTGGTTGCTCTAGTAGCAGGATTGTACACGCTTAGGCATCCAAAGCTCAGAACCAAGCTGCCGGCTGTTCCTAGCAACTTTTTCAAGAGACTGCCATCTCGAGCTGATGGGTTGCTTTAA
- the LOC130820435 gene encoding uncharacterized protein LOC130820435 isoform X1, whose amino-acid sequence MGNCIPVCKVNMGSEGPKNVTFHVTGFKKFQGVAENPTETIVNNLNEYVSKNSLPAGVKLASCTVLETAGEGARPALNQLFETAASNSDNELVVWLHIGVNSGAQKFAIERQAFNEATFRCCDELGWQPQQVPIVPDDGETSKTRQTRCSVESILDFMKKKGFNVMISDDAGRFVCNYVYYHSLRFAEERGHKSLFVHVPLFSKIDEETQMRFISSLFEAIAATC is encoded by the exons ATGGGAAATTGTATTCCAGTTTGCAAGGTGAACATGGGATCAGAAGGACCTAAGAATGTCACATTTCATGTTACTGGTTTCAAGAAATTCCAAGGAGTTGCTGAAAATCCCACTGAAACCATAGTAAACAACTTGAATGAGTATGTGTCAAAAAATAGTCTTCCTGCAGGGGTGAAACTTGCAAGTTGCACAGTTCTCGAGACAGCCGGTGAAGGGGCAAGACCAGCGCTTAACCAGTTGTTCGAAACAGCAGCCTCCAATTCTGACAATGAATTAGTTGTGTGG CTTCATATCGGAGTGAATAGTGGTGCGCAAAAATTTGCCATTGAACGCCAAGCATTCAATGAAGCAACATTTCGCTGTTGTGATGAGCTCGGATGGCAACCACAG CAAGTACCAATCGTTCCTGATGATGGAGAAACATCAAAAACACGACAG ACGCGGTGCTCAGTGGAAAGCATCCTTGATTTCATGAAGAAGAAAGGCTTCAATGTAATGATATCGGATGATGCTGGTCGTTTTGTATGCAATTACGTGTACTATCACTCTCTCCGATTTGCAGAAGAGAGAGGCCACAAATCTCTATTCGTTCACGTTCCCCTTTTCTCTAAGATTGATGAAGAAACGCAGATGCGTTTCATTAGTTCCCTCTTTGAGGCTATTGCAGCTACTTGTTGA
- the LOC130820435 gene encoding uncharacterized protein LOC130820435 isoform X2, which yields MGSEGPKNVTFHVTGFKKFQGVAENPTETIVNNLNEYVSKNSLPAGVKLASCTVLETAGEGARPALNQLFETAASNSDNELVVWLHIGVNSGAQKFAIERQAFNEATFRCCDELGWQPQQVPIVPDDGETSKTRQTRCSVESILDFMKKKGFNVMISDDAGRFVCNYVYYHSLRFAEERGHKSLFVHVPLFSKIDEETQMRFISSLFEAIAATC from the exons ATGGGATCAGAAGGACCTAAGAATGTCACATTTCATGTTACTGGTTTCAAGAAATTCCAAGGAGTTGCTGAAAATCCCACTGAAACCATAGTAAACAACTTGAATGAGTATGTGTCAAAAAATAGTCTTCCTGCAGGGGTGAAACTTGCAAGTTGCACAGTTCTCGAGACAGCCGGTGAAGGGGCAAGACCAGCGCTTAACCAGTTGTTCGAAACAGCAGCCTCCAATTCTGACAATGAATTAGTTGTGTGG CTTCATATCGGAGTGAATAGTGGTGCGCAAAAATTTGCCATTGAACGCCAAGCATTCAATGAAGCAACATTTCGCTGTTGTGATGAGCTCGGATGGCAACCACAG CAAGTACCAATCGTTCCTGATGATGGAGAAACATCAAAAACACGACAG ACGCGGTGCTCAGTGGAAAGCATCCTTGATTTCATGAAGAAGAAAGGCTTCAATGTAATGATATCGGATGATGCTGGTCGTTTTGTATGCAATTACGTGTACTATCACTCTCTCCGATTTGCAGAAGAGAGAGGCCACAAATCTCTATTCGTTCACGTTCCCCTTTTCTCTAAGATTGATGAAGAAACGCAGATGCGTTTCATTAGTTCCCTCTTTGAGGCTATTGCAGCTACTTGTTGA
- the LOC130820436 gene encoding uncharacterized protein LOC130820436 isoform X2 yields MPRYKDEPTAVRVYTVCDESKLYLFLFLSLIALGCGDQLKQLFSTYGGVEECKPMDAEECEQFTDVYWIKFYLISNARFAKRKLDESVFLGNRLQVSYATEYESLSDTKEKLEGRRKEVLARLKPGRSGGHKMHNHAFTDGLSLQVSQQSDMNQGWYAKEMDRFSETKQQPITRVSSDQDYFPSHSMNETVRRVRDKLDKIESSSSSLQTGSATKKMRVDNRRRI; encoded by the exons atgCCAAGATACAAGGATGAGCCTACTGCTGTTCGTGTATATACAGTTTGTGATGAATCAAAGTTGtatctttttctctttttatcaCTCATTG CATTGGGTTGTGGTGATCAGTTAAAACAACTGTTTTCAACTTACGGAGGAGTTGAAGA ATGTAAACCTATGGACGCAGAAGAATGTGAACAGTTTACGGATGTCTATTGGATCAAATTTTACCTCATCAGTAATGCACG GTTCGCAAAAAGAAAACTAGATGAATCAGTTTTCCTTGGGAATCGACTGCAGGTATCATATGCTACCGAGTATGAGAGTCTGTCTGACACAAAGGAGAAGTTGGAAGGCAGGAGAAAGGAAGTCCTCGCGCGATTGAAAC CTGGGAGATCCGGAGGCCACAAAATGCATAATCATGCCTTCACAGATGGACTTTCGTTGCAAGTTTCTCAGCAATCGGACATGAACCAAGGATG GTACGCCAAAGAAATGGATCGATTTTCCGAAACAAAACAGCAGCCGATCACCAGGGTTTCATCTGATCAG GATTACTTCCCATCCCATTCAATGAATGAAACGGTTAGAAGGGTGAGGGATAAACTCGACAAG ATAGAATCAAGTTCGTCAAGCCTACAAACTGGTTCAGCTACGAAGAAAATGCGAGTAGATAATAGAAGAAGGATATGA
- the LOC130820436 gene encoding uncharacterized protein LOC130820436 isoform X3: MPRYKDEPTAVRVYTVCDESKYLIVRNVPALGCGDQLKQLFSTYGGVEECKPMDAEECEQFTDVYWIKFYLISNARFAKRKLDESVFLGNRLQVSYATEYESLSDTKEKLEGRRKEVLARLKPGRSGGHKMHNHAFTDGLSLQVSQQSDMNQGWYAKEMDRFSETKQQPITRVSSDQDYFPSHSMNETVRRVRDKLDKIESSSSSLQTGSATKKMRVDNRRRI, translated from the exons atgCCAAGATACAAGGATGAGCCTACTGCTGTTCGTGTATATACAGTTTGTGATGAATCAAA GTACTTAATTGTGCGAAATGTACCAGCATTGGGTTGTGGTGATCAGTTAAAACAACTGTTTTCAACTTACGGAGGAGTTGAAGA ATGTAAACCTATGGACGCAGAAGAATGTGAACAGTTTACGGATGTCTATTGGATCAAATTTTACCTCATCAGTAATGCACG GTTCGCAAAAAGAAAACTAGATGAATCAGTTTTCCTTGGGAATCGACTGCAGGTATCATATGCTACCGAGTATGAGAGTCTGTCTGACACAAAGGAGAAGTTGGAAGGCAGGAGAAAGGAAGTCCTCGCGCGATTGAAAC CTGGGAGATCCGGAGGCCACAAAATGCATAATCATGCCTTCACAGATGGACTTTCGTTGCAAGTTTCTCAGCAATCGGACATGAACCAAGGATG GTACGCCAAAGAAATGGATCGATTTTCCGAAACAAAACAGCAGCCGATCACCAGGGTTTCATCTGATCAG GATTACTTCCCATCCCATTCAATGAATGAAACGGTTAGAAGGGTGAGGGATAAACTCGACAAG ATAGAATCAAGTTCGTCAAGCCTACAAACTGGTTCAGCTACGAAGAAAATGCGAGTAGATAATAGAAGAAGGATATGA
- the LOC130820436 gene encoding uncharacterized protein LOC130820436 isoform X1: MSLLLFVYIQFVMNQSCIFFSFYHSLVIICIKHFFFHMLFHNSYFYWLPICSRYLIVRNVPALGCGDQLKQLFSTYGGVEECKPMDAEECEQFTDVYWIKFYLISNARFAKRKLDESVFLGNRLQVSYATEYESLSDTKEKLEGRRKEVLARLKPGRSGGHKMHNHAFTDGLSLQVSQQSDMNQGWYAKEMDRFSETKQQPITRVSSDQDYFPSHSMNETVRRVRDKLDKIESSSSSLQTGSATKKMRVDNRRRI, from the exons ATGAGCCTACTGCTGTTCGTGTATATACAGTTTGTGATGAATCAAAGTTGtatctttttctctttttatcaCTCATTGGTAATTATTTgtataaaacatttttttttccatatgtTGTTTCATAATAGTTACTTTTATTGGTTACCTATTTGTTCAAGGTACTTAATTGTGCGAAATGTACCAGCATTGGGTTGTGGTGATCAGTTAAAACAACTGTTTTCAACTTACGGAGGAGTTGAAGA ATGTAAACCTATGGACGCAGAAGAATGTGAACAGTTTACGGATGTCTATTGGATCAAATTTTACCTCATCAGTAATGCACG GTTCGCAAAAAGAAAACTAGATGAATCAGTTTTCCTTGGGAATCGACTGCAGGTATCATATGCTACCGAGTATGAGAGTCTGTCTGACACAAAGGAGAAGTTGGAAGGCAGGAGAAAGGAAGTCCTCGCGCGATTGAAAC CTGGGAGATCCGGAGGCCACAAAATGCATAATCATGCCTTCACAGATGGACTTTCGTTGCAAGTTTCTCAGCAATCGGACATGAACCAAGGATG GTACGCCAAAGAAATGGATCGATTTTCCGAAACAAAACAGCAGCCGATCACCAGGGTTTCATCTGATCAG GATTACTTCCCATCCCATTCAATGAATGAAACGGTTAGAAGGGTGAGGGATAAACTCGACAAG ATAGAATCAAGTTCGTCAAGCCTACAAACTGGTTCAGCTACGAAGAAAATGCGAGTAGATAATAGAAGAAGGATATGA
- the LOC130820438 gene encoding E3 ubiquitin-protein ligase BOI-like, which translates to MFGGSNNNHALPMFLDDNQFQLNTNAPNHQLQLFGNLPVGCTVDPVNYFGNEHNSSVVRSNKRVREAEDLSRQQKLQISLNYNMCQDEVDRSASIPNHNPVSTGLRLSYDDDEHNSSVTSASGSMTATPSILLSLNDNIRSELERQKEEFDQYIKIQQEQLAKGVRDMKQRHMASFLNTIEDGISKKLREKETELENINRKNKELMERIKHAATEAQNWHYRAKYNESMVNILKNNLQKAISQGADQGKEGFGDSEVDDATSYIDPTNYLIVAGGRGKSIMGQNSEHLACRACRSREVSILLMPCRHLCVCKECDGFVSVCPVCHIPKSASVEVYLS; encoded by the exons ATGTTCGGTGGCAGCAACAACAATCATGCACTTCCTATGTTTTTGGATGACAATCAATTTCAGCTTAATACTAATGCACCAAACCATCAACTCCAGCTTTTTGGGAATT TACCTGTGGGATGTACAGTTGACCCAGTAAATTATTTTGGAAATGAGCATAATTCATCTGTTGTTCGGTCTAACAAACGCGTTAGAGAGGCTGAAGATCTTTCTAGGCAACAAAAACTCCAGATCTCGTTAAATTATAACATGTGCCAGGATGAAGTTGACCGTTCGGCTAGCATTCCGAACCACAATCCAGTATCTACTGGGCTCCGGCTCTCGTATGATGACGATGAACACAACTCATCTGTCACATCTGCTAGCGGAAGCATGACAGCAACACCCTCCATCCTACTCTCGCTTAATGACAATATCAGGAGTGAGCTCGAACGACAGAAAGAAGAATTTGACCAGTATATCAAAATTCAG CAAGAGCAGTTAGCAAAGGGTGTAAGAGACATGAAGCAAAGACACATGGCATCGTTCTTAAACACTATCGAAGATGGTATAAGCAAGAAGCTTCGAGAAAAGGAGACGGAGTTAGAAAATATAAACCGCAAAAACAAGGAACTTATGGAGAGAATAAAGCATGCAGCCACCGAAGCACAAAACTGGCATTACCGTGCAAAATACAATGAGTCCATGGTTAATATCCTTAAAAACAACCTTCAGAAAGCGATTTCTCAGGGTGCGGATCAAGGGAAGGAAGGGTTTGGAGACAGTGAGGTCGATGACGCAACTTCTTACATCGATCCAACAAATTACCTCATAGTGGCTGGAGGTCGGGGAAAGTCTATTATGGGACAAAATTCAGAGCATTTGGCATGCCGAGCTTGTCGATCTCGGGAGGTGTCGATTTTGCTGATGCCATGTCGGCACCTGTGTGTGTGCAAGGAATGTGATGGGTTCGTAAGCGTCTGCCCGGTCTGCCATATCCCTAAAAGTGCTAGTGTGGAAGTATACTTGTCTTGA